Proteins encoded within one genomic window of Manis pentadactyla isolate mManPen7 chromosome 4, mManPen7.hap1, whole genome shotgun sequence:
- the PTAFR gene encoding platelet-activating factor receptor — translation MESNDSSRVDSEFRYTLFPIVYSIIFVMGIIANSYVLWVFGCLYPSKKLNEIKIFMVNLTIADLLFLVTLPLWIIYYHNEGNWILPEFLCNLAGCFFFINTYCSVAFLAVITYNRYQAVTQPIKTAQATTRMRGISLSLVIWVAIVAAASYFFVLDSTNTVPNKSGTDNITRCFEHYEKGSVPVLIIHIFLVVCFFLVFLLILFCNLVIIRTLLTQPVQPQRKAEVKRRALWMVCTVLAVFIICFVPHHLVQLPWTLAELGFRSSNFHQAINDAHQVTLCLLSTNCVLDPIIYCFLTKKFRKHLTEKFYSIRSSKKCSRVTTETGTEVVMPLNQIPVMSLKN, via the coding sequence ATGGAGTCAAACGATTCCTCTCGTGTGGACTCTGAGTTCCGATACACGCTCTTCCCGATTGTTTATAGCATCATCTTTGTGATGGGGATCATTGCCAACAGCTATGTGCTGTGGGTCTTTGGCTGCCTGTACCCTTCCAAGAAACTCAATGAGATAAAGATCTTCATGGTGAACCTCACCATAGCCGACCTGCTCTTCTTGGTCACCCTGCCCCTGTGGATCATCTACTACCATAATGAGGGCAACTGGATTCTCCCGGAATTCCTGTGCAACCTGGCTGGCTGCTTCTTCTTCATCAACACCTACTGCTCAGTGGCCTTTTTGGCCGTCATCACTTACAACCGCTACCAGGCGGTGACGCAGCCCATCAAGACTGCTCAGGCCACCACCCGCATGCGTGGCATCTCCCTGTCCCTCGTCATCTGGGTGGCCATTGTGGCAGCTGCATCCTACTTCTTCGTCCTGGATTCCACCAACACGGTGCCCAACAAGAGTGGCACAGACAACATCACACGCTGCTTTGAGCATTATGAGAAGGGCAGCGTGCCAGTTCTCATCATTCACATCTTCCTCGTGGTCTGCttcttccttgtcttcctccttaTCCTCTTCTGCAACCTGGTCATAATCCGCACGCTGCTCACGCAGCCGGTGCAGCCGCAGCGTAAAGCAGAAGTCAAGCGCCGGGCGCTGTGGATGGTCTGCACGGTCTTGGCTGTGTTCATCATCTGCTTTGTGCCTCATCACCTCGTGCAGCTGCCCTGGACGCTGGCCGAGCTGGGCTTCCGGAGCAGCAACTTCCACCAGGCTATTAACGATGCGCATCAAGTCACTCTCTGCCTCCTTAGCACCAACTGTGTCTTAGACCCCATCATCTACTGTTTTCTCACCAAGAAGTTCCGCAAGCACCTCACTGAGAAGTTCTACAGCATTCGAAGCAGCAAAAAATGCTCCCGGGTCACCACAGAGACGGGCACCGAAGTGGTCATGCCACTCAACCAGATCCCTGTCATGTCCCTCAAAAATTAG